Genomic segment of Notolabrus celidotus isolate fNotCel1 chromosome 1, fNotCel1.pri, whole genome shotgun sequence:
GTTACAGTTTGAAGTGTGTTTTATTCAGCAATGCTCAAAGAGCCACATAAAGTCATTAAAGACAATGATAGAGGTGATgatgcatcacaacaacagcttGTAGATTTCTACAAGACACACTGTACTCACAGAGAGTAAAGGGTCAACCGTCTttataaaagacaaacaatacaCAATATCTGAGAACACAGTTCTCACTGAATCAGGTGATTATTTTCCaagtataaaaacattaaacctTAATGTAGAAGAACATTGACATAAATTTGACCTTAAAACAAGTCTTATTTCTTTCAATGTCAAATAATACAAGACataacatgttcactgtaaaacTGTGACagtatgacattaaacaaacctTTGTAATAAAGGGGAAAACATATCAATCTTAAAACAGATCATTAACCAATAATCACATCAAGTAATTATAATTCAATGATGGCAAAATGTCAATGAAACTAACTTTAAGTTTAGTTAACTTCATAATATATCAAATGCCTCCATCTTGTTCTACACATGACGTGCATTTGGACAAATAGACATGTATCACATGTAGCAAGTATTAAAGTATCACAAGAAAACTGAGGTTTAGAAAACTTTTACAAAAAGGTAATGCAGTACGATCTTACAACAGATCAGTTTTTATATATCAGAGATAAACCCTCAATGACAACATGCCATAAAAAGGTCAGCTCAGTTTTTGATCAGTATGATCAATAATATCAAAAGATGATAAATGAAGTATTAGAATTGCAAATGCAATTAGATTCAGTTCATGCAAAATGCATGACATGAATTTCAACTTTCTTCATAGAAAAAAATGTTCCTGTCGCAATGTTTGGAATTCAGTCCAGTAATCTTTGACCAATGTGGTCATGTCAGTTTGTCTGGTAGTATCTCCAGTGTGTAGTTGTCTACCACGGCCTCCAGGGGGCGCTGTTGActggactcttctctttgcTGATGCTGGTCTGGACTGTGGAGCTCAGAGGAGAGAAGTCAGCCTCTCTCCGGTTCTTCTCAGAGGAAGACTGCAGCTTGTTGAAGTGGTTCAGCAGTCTCCTCTGGGACTTCATGTTCACCTGCTCCCTGGACAGGAAGTGTGTGGCCTCTTGGACACACTTGGAGTAGccctgattgacagctgctgagtTCACAGCTTgattctgctgctgcagtcGTCTCAGGACACAAACTGTCATCTCCAGGATGTCTGCTTTCTCCAGCTTGGAGTCTGGCTCCTGTTTGAGGAACTCTGGACCCAGGAGAGACTTGAGCTGCTCAATGCTGCTGTTGATTCGCTCTCTGCGTAACTTCTCCACCAGAGGCTTtctgagctgcagaaacaaaaagaaagtcatTAATATACTTATTCTGGAGAGAGGTTTTGGCATAAAGACAATTTGTCATTGATAAGATTGAAGTCTTGTTGGATCTTGAATTTACCTTGTGAGTCAGTGTGAGGTGCTCCTGAGAGTTGGTCATTGCTGCAGTGATTGTAGGAGCCATGTCTGGATCTGTGTGCTGTAGAGGTCTCTGTCGAGAGAATCTGATCTCTGCTGGCTTCATCCCTCTTATTTATAGT
This window contains:
- the LOC117811431 gene encoding transcription factor HES-5-like is translated as MKPAEIRFSRQRPLQHTDPDMAPTITAAMTNSQEHLTLTHKLRKPLVEKLRRERINSSIEQLKSLLGPEFLKQEPDSKLEKADILEMTVCVLRRLQQQNQAVNSAAVNQGYSKCVQEATHFLSREQVNMKSQRRLLNHFNKLQSSSEKNRREADFSPLSSTVQTSISKEKSPVNSAPWRPW